One genomic region from Pseudoduganella lutea encodes:
- the hemA gene encoding glutamyl-tRNA reductase — MQLLAVGLNHTTAPVALRERLAFAPDQLGSAVRAARNWFQRTGGQGSEEAAILSTCNRTELYAASCAANPLDAGAHFLADFHQLNYAELRPHLYMLPQHEAVRHTFRVASGLDSMVLGETQILGQIKDAIRTADEAGGLGTYLHQLFQRSFSVAKEVRSTTEIGAHSVSMAAASVRLSQRIFDKLSEQNVLFIGAGEMIDLCATHFAAQNPKSITVANRTLERGELLAHRFNGKAVRLADLQTQLHQYDILISSTASSLPLIGLGMVERAIKARRHKPMFMVDLAVPRDIEPEVGRLNDVFLYTVDDLGKVVQAGIENRQAAVAQAEAIIETRVQSFMHWVDDRAVVPVIQGLHENGEAIRLAELERARKLLAKGEDVEAVLEALSKGLTAKFMHGPQQALHRAQGAERAQLAELLPQLFRGRR, encoded by the coding sequence ATGCAACTCCTTGCCGTCGGCCTCAACCACACTACAGCTCCCGTCGCCCTGCGCGAACGGCTGGCGTTCGCGCCTGACCAGCTGGGGTCGGCCGTGCGCGCGGCGCGCAACTGGTTCCAGCGCACGGGCGGCCAGGGCAGTGAAGAGGCAGCCATCCTGTCCACCTGCAACCGCACCGAACTCTATGCTGCGAGCTGCGCCGCCAACCCGCTCGACGCCGGTGCGCATTTCCTCGCCGATTTCCACCAGCTGAACTACGCCGAGCTGCGGCCGCACCTGTACATGCTGCCGCAACATGAAGCGGTGCGCCATACGTTCCGTGTCGCGTCCGGCCTCGATTCGATGGTGCTCGGTGAAACGCAGATCCTCGGCCAGATCAAGGATGCGATCCGCACCGCCGACGAAGCGGGCGGCCTGGGAACGTACCTGCACCAGCTGTTCCAGCGCAGCTTCTCGGTCGCGAAGGAAGTGCGCAGCACCACCGAAATCGGCGCGCACAGCGTGTCGATGGCGGCAGCGTCCGTGCGCCTGTCGCAGCGCATCTTCGACAAGCTATCCGAACAGAACGTGCTGTTCATCGGCGCCGGCGAAATGATCGACCTGTGCGCCACGCACTTCGCGGCGCAGAACCCGAAATCGATCACGGTGGCCAACCGCACGCTCGAGCGTGGCGAACTGCTGGCGCACCGGTTCAACGGCAAGGCGGTCCGGCTGGCCGACCTGCAGACGCAGCTGCACCAGTACGACATCCTCATTTCTTCCACCGCCTCGTCGCTGCCGCTGATCGGCCTCGGCATGGTGGAGCGGGCGATCAAGGCGCGGCGCCACAAGCCGATGTTCATGGTCGACCTGGCCGTGCCGCGCGACATCGAACCGGAAGTGGGCCGGCTGAACGACGTGTTCCTGTACACCGTGGACGACCTGGGCAAGGTCGTGCAGGCCGGTATCGAGAACCGGCAGGCCGCCGTTGCGCAGGCCGAGGCCATCATCGAGACACGCGTGCAATCGTTCATGCACTGGGTCGACGACCGCGCCGTGGTGCCCGTCATCCAGGGCCTGCATGAAAATGGCGAGGCGATCCGCCTGGCCGAGCTCGAACGCGCCCGCAAGCTGCTGGCCAAGGGCGAGGATGTCGAGGCGGTGCTCGAAGCGCTGTCGAAAGGCCTCACGGCCAAGTTCATGCACGGTCCGCAGCAGGCGCTGCACCGTGCCCAGGGCGCCGAGCGCGCCCAGCTGGCCGAGCTGCTCCCCCAGCTGTTCCGCGGCCGCCGTTAG
- the prfA gene encoding peptide chain release factor 1 — translation MKPSMLAKLDQLANRLVELDELLMSEGATSNMDSYRKMTREHAELGPLVALYKDYLGVQGDIEEAQQMLGDPDMKEFAQEEIEAGKARLADLELDLQKMLLPKDANDERNIFLEIRAGTGGDESALFAGDLLRMYTRFAERSRWQVEIVSASESDLGGYREVIARIVGNGAYSKLKFESGGHRVQRVPATETQGRIHTSACTVAVMPEADEVEDVHINPADLRIDTYRASGAGGQHINKTDSAVRITHLPSGIVVECQDDRSQHKNKASAMKVLAARIKDVQLREQQSKEAATRKSLIGSGDRSERIRTYNFPQGRMTDHRINLTLYKLDMIMDGDLTELTTALSAEHQAEQLAALGD, via the coding sequence ATGAAACCATCAATGCTGGCCAAGCTGGACCAACTCGCCAACCGCCTCGTGGAGCTGGACGAACTGCTGATGTCCGAAGGTGCCACGTCCAATATGGACAGCTACCGCAAGATGACCCGCGAGCACGCGGAACTGGGCCCGCTCGTGGCGCTGTACAAGGATTACCTTGGCGTGCAGGGCGACATCGAGGAAGCGCAGCAGATGCTGGGCGATCCGGACATGAAGGAATTTGCCCAGGAAGAAATCGAAGCGGGCAAGGCCCGGCTGGCCGACCTGGAGCTGGACCTGCAAAAGATGCTGCTGCCGAAGGATGCGAACGACGAGCGCAACATCTTCCTGGAAATCCGCGCCGGCACCGGCGGCGACGAATCGGCGCTGTTCGCCGGCGACCTGCTGCGCATGTACACCCGCTTCGCCGAGCGCAGCCGCTGGCAGGTCGAAATCGTGTCCGCGTCGGAAAGCGATCTGGGCGGCTATCGCGAAGTGATCGCCCGCATCGTCGGCAACGGTGCCTATTCCAAGCTCAAGTTCGAATCCGGCGGCCACCGCGTGCAGCGCGTGCCGGCCACCGAAACGCAGGGCCGCATCCACACGTCCGCCTGCACGGTGGCCGTGATGCCGGAAGCGGACGAAGTGGAAGACGTTCACATCAACCCGGCCGACCTGCGCATCGACACGTACCGCGCTTCCGGCGCCGGCGGCCAGCACATCAACAAGACCGATTCGGCCGTGCGCATTACGCACCTGCCGAGCGGCATCGTCGTCGAATGCCAGGACGACCGCTCGCAGCACAAGAACAAGGCTTCGGCGATGAAGGTGCTGGCCGCGCGCATCAAGGACGTGCAGCTGCGCGAACAGCAGTCGAAGGAGGCGGCCACCCGGAAAAGCCTGATCGGCAGCGGCGACCGCAGCGAGCGCATCCGCACCTACAACTTCCCGCAGGGCCGCATGACGGACCACCGCATCAACCTCACGCTGTACAAGCTCGACATGATCATGGATGGCGACCTGACGGAACTGACCACCGCGCTGTCCGCCGAGCACCAGGCCGAGCAGCTGGCCGCCCTCGGCGACTGA
- a CDS encoding disulfide bond formation protein B → MNSPKSRTILLSTAAVCLLLVAVALYLQHVQDMLPCPMCVIQRYLFLAVAIGCLIGAFGRKPKIGAALGLAAAIGGLGVVGKHLYVLANPGFSCGIDPMTTMLNKIPTATYLPWLFEADGLCTKAEMFLGLSVPQWSAVWFAILTATMIWVLVRRTA, encoded by the coding sequence ATGAATTCGCCGAAATCACGCACCATCCTCCTGTCCACTGCCGCCGTGTGCCTGTTGCTGGTCGCCGTGGCGCTGTACCTGCAGCACGTGCAGGACATGCTGCCCTGCCCCATGTGCGTGATCCAGCGCTACCTGTTCCTGGCCGTGGCCATCGGCTGCCTGATCGGCGCCTTCGGGCGCAAGCCGAAGATCGGGGCGGCGCTCGGGCTGGCTGCGGCGATCGGCGGGCTGGGTGTCGTCGGCAAGCACCTGTATGTGCTGGCCAACCCCGGCTTTTCGTGCGGCATCGACCCGATGACGACCATGCTCAACAAGATTCCCACCGCCACCTACCTGCCATGGCTGTTCGAGGCGGATGGCCTGTGCACGAAGGCCGAAATGTTCCTCGGCCTGTCGGTGCCGCAGTGGTCCGCCGTCTGGTTTGCGATCCTGACGGCGACGATGATCTGGGTGCTCGTGCGCCGCACGGCATGA
- the prmC gene encoding peptide chain release factor N(5)-glutamine methyltransferase, protein MPVAPGTTLAALQRMPLLDPVDQRILVCHALGISRTALITQSDRALTEDEAARISALLQRRLDGEPVAYLVGKREFYGLDFVVGPGVLIPRPETELLVELALERLPPRGRVLDMGTGSCAIAVAIAHARPDAHVTALDVSHDALAIARRNAELNSVTVRCLHSDWFTAIAGETFDLIVSNPPYIAAGDRHLSEGDLRFEPAGALTDHADGLSALRAIVAGAPSHLAPQGWLLMEHGYDQSAAVQALLAARSYTAVQSWHDLAGIARVTGGRRESQG, encoded by the coding sequence ATGCCCGTCGCCCCCGGCACCACGCTGGCCGCGCTGCAGCGCATGCCGCTGCTCGACCCGGTCGACCAGCGCATCCTCGTGTGCCACGCGCTGGGCATCTCCCGCACGGCACTGATCACGCAGTCCGACCGCGCCCTCACCGAGGACGAAGCGGCCCGCATCTCCGCCCTGCTGCAGCGCCGGCTCGACGGCGAACCGGTCGCCTACCTCGTCGGCAAGCGCGAGTTCTACGGGCTCGACTTCGTGGTGGGCCCCGGTGTGCTGATCCCGCGCCCCGAAACGGAACTGCTGGTGGAACTTGCACTGGAGCGCCTGCCGCCACGTGGCCGCGTGCTGGACATGGGAACCGGCAGCTGCGCGATCGCCGTCGCCATCGCCCATGCGCGGCCCGATGCGCACGTGACGGCGCTCGACGTCAGCCATGATGCGCTCGCCATTGCGCGCCGCAATGCGGAGTTGAACAGCGTCACGGTGCGCTGCCTGCACAGCGACTGGTTTACCGCCATCGCCGGCGAAACGTTTGACCTGATCGTCTCCAATCCCCCCTACATCGCGGCAGGCGACCGCCACTTGTCCGAGGGGGACCTGCGCTTCGAACCCGCCGGCGCCCTGACCGACCATGCCGATGGCTTGTCCGCGTTGCGCGCCATCGTCGCCGGCGCGCCGTCACACCTGGCGCCACAGGGCTGGCTGCTGATGGAGCATGGCTACGACCAGTCCGCCGCCGTGCAAGCCTTGCTGGCCGCCCGAAGTTACACCGCCGTGCAAAGCTGGCACGACCTGGCCGGCATCGCCCGCGTCACGGGCGGCCGCCGCGAGAGTCAAGGTTAG
- the gshA gene encoding glutamate--cysteine ligase, whose protein sequence is MSNLLTRRLALLAEDRHRDVLRGGLRGIERETLRVQPDGHLARTPHPAGWGSALTHPEITTDYAETLAEFITPAENDIATTLEKLDGIHRFAYSKLGDELLWSESMPCQLPPEQDIQIAWYGKSNLGMLKHVYRRGLALRYGKAMQCIAGIHYNYSLDERLWRLLAENEPAGKPLTPVAYQSEAYLSLIRNFRRNSWLLMYLFGTSPALNSSFLRGRPHKLETLSADTLYLPHATSLRMSDLGYQNDAQSGLSPHENSLDSYVATLTRAVNQPYEPYQKIGTRDANGEWQQLSTNVIQIENEYYSTIRPKRVIRTGERPIQALCNRGVQYIEVRCLDVDPFEPVGVSLTTGRFLDAFLLYCALEESPPISEEQGDILARNFARTVKEGRRPGLTLTRDGQEIALRAWGEDLIERIRPAAELLDALRGDTQHVDALAQQAPKLADPDRTPSAAVLRELARHGNSFAAFGLAQSEKHAAYFRAQPPTAEQEAHFSALARTSVAEQAELERTQTGSFDDYVKAYRASNLCPNHA, encoded by the coding sequence TTGTCCAATCTACTGACGCGCCGCCTGGCCCTGCTCGCCGAGGATCGGCACCGCGACGTGCTGCGGGGCGGCTTGCGAGGCATCGAACGGGAAACGCTGCGGGTGCAGCCGGACGGCCACCTGGCGCGCACGCCGCACCCGGCCGGTTGGGGTTCGGCCCTGACGCATCCCGAGATCACCACGGATTACGCGGAAACGCTGGCCGAGTTCATCACGCCGGCCGAAAACGACATCGCCACCACGCTGGAAAAGCTGGACGGCATCCACCGCTTCGCCTACAGCAAGCTTGGCGACGAGTTGCTGTGGAGCGAATCGATGCCCTGCCAGCTGCCGCCCGAACAGGATATCCAGATCGCCTGGTATGGCAAATCGAATCTGGGCATGCTCAAGCACGTGTACCGCCGCGGCCTGGCGCTGCGCTACGGCAAGGCCATGCAATGCATCGCCGGCATCCACTACAACTATTCGCTCGATGAACGCCTGTGGCGGCTCCTCGCGGAGAACGAGCCTGCCGGCAAGCCGCTGACACCGGTGGCCTACCAGTCGGAAGCCTACCTGTCGCTGATCCGCAATTTCCGCCGCAACAGCTGGCTGCTGATGTACCTGTTCGGCACGTCGCCCGCGCTGAACAGCAGCTTCCTGCGCGGCCGTCCGCACAAGCTGGAAACGCTGTCGGCGGACACGCTGTACCTGCCCCACGCCACCAGCCTGCGCATGAGCGACCTGGGCTACCAGAACGATGCGCAATCGGGACTGAGCCCGCACGAAAACAGCCTGGACAGCTACGTGGCCACGCTGACCCGCGCGGTCAACCAGCCCTATGAGCCCTACCAGAAGATCGGCACCCGCGATGCGAACGGCGAGTGGCAGCAACTGTCCACCAACGTCATCCAGATCGAGAACGAGTACTACTCCACGATCCGGCCAAAGCGCGTGATCCGCACCGGCGAGCGGCCGATCCAGGCCCTGTGCAACCGGGGCGTGCAGTACATCGAAGTGCGTTGCCTGGACGTGGATCCATTCGAGCCGGTTGGCGTGAGCCTGACCACCGGCCGCTTCCTCGATGCGTTCCTGCTGTATTGCGCACTCGAGGAAAGCCCGCCGATCTCGGAAGAACAGGGCGATATCCTGGCGCGCAACTTCGCGCGCACGGTGAAGGAAGGCCGCCGCCCGGGACTGACGCTGACGCGCGACGGCCAGGAAATCGCGCTGCGAGCCTGGGGCGAGGACCTGATCGAACGGATTCGTCCCGCGGCCGAACTGCTCGACGCGCTGCGCGGCGATACCCAGCACGTGGATGCGCTGGCGCAGCAGGCCCCCAAGCTGGCCGATCCGGACCGCACGCCATCGGCCGCCGTGCTGCGCGAACTGGCCCGGCACGGCAATTCATTTGCCGCGTTCGGCCTCGCGCAGAGCGAAAAGCACGCAGCCTATTTCCGCGCCCAACCGCCCACGGCGGAGCAGGAAGCGCACTTCAGCGCGCTGGCGCGAACGTCCGTGGCCGAGCAGGCGGAACTGGAGCGCACGCAGACCGGCAGCTTCGACGACTACGTGAAAGCCTACCGCGCCAGCAACCTGTGCCCGAACCACGCATGA
- a CDS encoding histone deacetylase family protein: MLTFFNEQHGQLRPRHELVQGHPIPGRDTLDRIDGILAELGRRGLGRIVTPHGVPLMSLERVHTPRYLHFLRTAWSEWSAQSPAHAGRDAFASQWPVRTLRADIEPDDFGARLGLYSIDTTTPITAGTWVAAKTGADCAVNAAHALRVGERGSFALTRPPGHHAGADFLGGGCYLNNAALAARHLLDDGMQRVAVLDVDYHHGSGTQGIFYDRADVLCLSIHAEPRHAYPFYSGHADETGNGPGLGYNVNLPLPVGTTSQAWFTALETACVRLSMYRPEALVIALGGNTFGGEPHGGFGLVGGDYLRLGERLAWLNLPTCFVFEGGSPLRELGVNVVNVLEGFETAL, translated from the coding sequence GTGCTGACCTTCTTTAACGAACAGCACGGCCAGTTGCGGCCCCGGCACGAACTCGTGCAGGGGCACCCCATTCCCGGGCGCGATACGCTTGACCGCATCGACGGCATCCTCGCCGAACTGGGAAGACGCGGCCTCGGTCGCATCGTCACCCCGCACGGTGTGCCGCTGATGTCGCTCGAACGCGTGCACACGCCCCGCTACCTGCATTTCCTGCGCACCGCCTGGAGCGAGTGGAGTGCCCAGTCCCCCGCGCATGCCGGCCGGGATGCCTTTGCGTCGCAGTGGCCAGTGCGCACCTTGCGCGCCGACATCGAGCCCGACGATTTCGGCGCCCGCCTCGGCCTGTACTCGATCGATACCACCACGCCGATTACCGCCGGCACGTGGGTGGCCGCGAAGACGGGTGCGGATTGCGCCGTCAACGCGGCCCATGCGCTGCGCGTGGGCGAGCGCGGCAGCTTCGCGCTGACGCGGCCACCCGGCCACCATGCCGGCGCCGATTTCCTGGGCGGTGGCTGCTACCTGAACAATGCCGCACTGGCGGCGCGGCACCTGCTCGACGATGGCATGCAGCGCGTGGCCGTGCTCGATGTCGATTACCACCATGGCAGCGGCACCCAGGGCATCTTCTATGACCGGGCGGACGTGCTATGCCTGTCAATCCATGCCGAGCCGCGCCATGCCTACCCGTTCTACAGCGGGCATGCCGATGAAACGGGCAACGGCCCCGGCCTCGGCTACAACGTCAATCTGCCGCTGCCGGTCGGTACCACGTCGCAGGCGTGGTTTACTGCGCTGGAAACGGCCTGCGTGCGCCTGTCGATGTACCGGCCCGAAGCGCTCGTCATCGCGCTCGGCGGCAATACGTTCGGTGGCGAGCCCCATGGCGGCTTCGGCCTGGTGGGCGGCGACTACCTGCGCCTGGGCGAACGGCTGGCATGGCTGAACCTGCCGACCTGCTTCGTGTTCGAAGGCGGCAGCCCGCTGCGCGAGCTGGGGGTCAATGTCGTCAACGTGCTCGAGGGGTTCGAGACGGCCCTGTGA
- a CDS encoding organic hydroperoxide resistance protein codes for MSIEKVLYRANAKSTGGREGRSVSSDGVLDVKLTTPKELGGNGAEGTNPEQLFAAGYSACFLGAMKFVGGRDKIAVPADTSIDASVGIGPIPTGFGIEVELKISLPGLDRETADKLVQAAHIVCPYSNATRGNIDVTLTIV; via the coding sequence ATGTCGATCGAAAAAGTCCTGTACCGCGCGAATGCCAAATCCACCGGTGGCCGTGAAGGCCGTTCCGTTTCCAGCGATGGCGTGCTGGACGTCAAACTGACCACGCCGAAAGAACTGGGCGGCAATGGCGCGGAAGGCACGAACCCGGAACAGCTGTTCGCTGCCGGCTACTCGGCGTGCTTCCTCGGCGCGATGAAATTCGTTGGCGGCCGCGACAAGATCGCCGTGCCGGCGGACACGTCGATCGACGCCAGCGTCGGCATCGGCCCGATCCCGACCGGCTTCGGCATCGAAGTGGAACTGAAGATCTCGCTGCCAGGCCTGGACCGCGAAACGGCCGACAAACTGGTGCAGGCCGCGCACATCGTCTGCCCGTACTCGAACGCCACCCGCGGCAACATCGACGTCACCCTGACGATCGTCTAA
- a CDS encoding GNAT family N-acetyltransferase, with translation MIEWQWLEFESIPRSDLYEVLRQRQEVFVLEQTCLYPDLDGHDEAAHHLMAWQTIDGTRRLVAYLRCLAPGAKYTEMSLGRILTPAIARGTGIGRQLVAEGIRRAEQQHPGHRIRIGAQQRLEQFYQGFGFTTISAPYDEDGIPHIDMLR, from the coding sequence ATGATTGAATGGCAGTGGCTGGAGTTTGAAAGTATTCCCCGCAGTGACCTGTACGAAGTGCTGCGCCAGCGCCAGGAAGTGTTCGTGCTGGAGCAGACCTGCCTGTATCCCGACCTGGACGGCCACGACGAAGCCGCCCACCACCTGATGGCCTGGCAAACGATCGACGGCACGCGCCGCCTGGTCGCCTACCTGCGCTGCCTCGCCCCCGGCGCCAAGTACACCGAAATGTCCCTGGGCCGCATCCTCACCCCCGCCATCGCTCGCGGCACCGGCATCGGCCGGCAGCTCGTCGCCGAAGGCATCCGCCGCGCCGAACAGCAGCATCCCGGCCACCGCATCCGCATCGGCGCCCAGCAGCGCCTGGAACAGTTCTACCAGGGCTTCGGCTTCACCACCATCAGCGCCCCATACGACGAAGACGGCATCCCGCACATCGACATGCTCCGCTAA
- a CDS encoding sensor histidine kinase: protein MASERGLRAGVIVAAAGLAALGACAVSVTESPRLLVVCGLGTVAAGALLWGCLGKLRLPVARPEMPVASTGWPATASVLALEARLEHAPIALFRVDGLSGPGAVAPVNANARRLVAPGRASEPAALYALLAAQPADERTLVSFDTERGLERAMVAVSTLTVQGEGGRLAALMPVESQLEAEALNAWRQLVHVLTHEIMNSLTPVASLSRTAHDLLGELSADMPADAAEDLSTALDAIARRAASLVDFVSSYRSLSTLPQAQPERVHLGRLFARLAALVGPQWQARGGSAEFSVEPASLEVMVDPGQLEQALINLLKNAAEATAQVASPRAAITARLGRGGRLRIEVADNGAGVPVDLAPHIFTPFFSTKKQGRGIGLAMVRQLVHGNGGTVRYARSVSSGARFIVSF from the coding sequence ATGGCATCTGAGCGGGGCCTGCGGGCAGGTGTCATCGTCGCCGCCGCCGGGCTGGCCGCGCTCGGGGCCTGTGCCGTGTCGGTGACGGAGTCGCCGCGCCTGCTGGTGGTGTGCGGGCTGGGCACCGTGGCGGCCGGAGCGCTGCTGTGGGGCTGCCTGGGCAAGCTGCGGCTGCCGGTGGCGCGGCCTGAAATGCCGGTGGCATCGACCGGCTGGCCGGCAACGGCATCGGTGCTGGCGCTGGAGGCACGGCTCGAACATGCGCCGATCGCGCTGTTTCGCGTCGACGGCTTGTCCGGCCCGGGGGCCGTGGCACCGGTCAACGCCAATGCCCGCCGGCTCGTGGCGCCCGGACGGGCCAGCGAACCGGCGGCACTGTATGCGCTGCTTGCCGCGCAGCCTGCGGACGAGCGCACGCTGGTCAGCTTCGACACGGAGCGGGGACTGGAGCGGGCAATGGTGGCCGTCTCCACGCTCACGGTGCAGGGAGAAGGGGGCCGGCTGGCGGCGCTGATGCCGGTCGAGAGCCAGCTGGAGGCCGAAGCGCTGAACGCCTGGCGCCAGCTGGTGCACGTGCTGACGCACGAGATCATGAATTCGCTGACGCCGGTCGCTTCGCTGTCGCGCACCGCGCACGACCTGCTGGGCGAGCTGTCCGCGGACATGCCGGCGGATGCCGCCGAAGACCTGTCCACCGCGCTCGACGCGATCGCCCGGCGGGCCGCCAGCCTTGTCGACTTCGTGTCGAGCTACCGCAGCCTGTCCACGCTGCCGCAGGCGCAGCCCGAACGGGTACATCTCGGGCGGCTGTTCGCGCGGCTGGCGGCGCTCGTGGGGCCGCAATGGCAGGCCCGGGGCGGCAGCGCCGAATTCTCCGTCGAACCGGCTTCCCTGGAAGTGATGGTCGACCCGGGCCAGCTGGAACAGGCGCTGATCAACCTGCTGAAGAATGCCGCCGAGGCGACGGCGCAGGTGGCCTCGCCGCGCGCCGCCATCACCGCGCGGCTGGGGCGGGGCGGCCGGCTGCGCATTGAAGTCGCCGACAATGGCGCCGGCGTGCCCGTCGACCTCGCCCCGCACATCTTCACACCCTTCTTCTCCACGAAAAAGCAGGGCCGCGGCATCGGCCTCGCGATGGTGCGGCAACTCGTGCACGGCAACGGCGGCACCGTCCGCTACGCCCGCTCGGTCAGCAGCGGCGCCCGCTTCATCGTCAGCTTTTGA
- a CDS encoding sigma-54-dependent transcriptional regulator: MPDTTARILILDDDADVAYAARMLLRRRHGDVAVLHDPAQLEGELARGVPDVVLLDFNFTPGRTDGAEGLAALDMLRRQPQPPAIIALTAYADVPLAVEALKRGAADFITKPWDNARLVSAVDAALARRRPAAEAMLRGASALMGDSAPMQAVRAMIAGVAPTQANVMVLGENGVGKELVARALHAQSRRAAGTFLSVDMGALPESTFESELFGHRKGSFTDAKADRAGRFQAARGGTLFLDEVGNMPLAAQAKLLTVLERREVTPVGADRPESVDVRIVSATNLDEARLFDPSVFRADLLFRLNTIVVRVPPLRERRDDVPQLARHYLAMYEAQYGRPGRAIAPAALDALCMHPWPGNVRALRHACERAVILGAHADYRFEDFGLAAGAAVAALAPMAAPGMAAHALREEATLSSLEREAIAAALAQAQGNISHAARMLGVSRAALYRKLDKHGI, translated from the coding sequence ATGCCAGATACCACCGCCCGCATCCTGATCCTCGACGACGATGCCGACGTGGCCTATGCGGCGCGCATGCTGCTGCGGCGCCGCCATGGCGACGTGGCGGTGCTGCACGACCCGGCGCAGCTCGAAGGGGAGCTGGCCCGTGGTGTTCCCGATGTCGTGCTGCTGGACTTCAATTTCACGCCGGGCCGCACCGATGGCGCCGAAGGCCTGGCGGCGCTGGACATGCTGCGCCGCCAGCCGCAGCCGCCAGCGATCATCGCGCTTACCGCCTATGCCGACGTGCCGCTGGCGGTGGAGGCACTGAAGCGCGGCGCGGCCGATTTCATCACCAAGCCGTGGGACAACGCGCGGCTCGTCTCCGCTGTCGATGCCGCGCTGGCGCGGCGCCGGCCGGCGGCCGAGGCGATGCTGCGCGGCGCATCCGCGCTGATGGGCGATTCCGCGCCGATGCAGGCCGTGCGCGCGATGATCGCCGGCGTGGCGCCGACACAGGCCAATGTGATGGTGCTGGGCGAAAACGGCGTAGGCAAGGAACTGGTGGCGCGGGCCCTGCACGCGCAGTCGCGCCGCGCCGCCGGCACCTTCCTTTCCGTGGACATGGGCGCGCTGCCTGAATCCACGTTTGAAAGTGAATTGTTCGGCCATCGCAAGGGGTCGTTCACCGATGCGAAGGCCGACCGCGCGGGGCGCTTCCAGGCGGCGCGCGGCGGCACGCTGTTCCTCGACGAGGTTGGCAACATGCCACTGGCCGCGCAGGCCAAGCTGTTGACGGTGCTCGAGCGGCGCGAGGTGACGCCGGTCGGCGCCGACCGGCCCGAAAGCGTGGACGTGCGCATCGTCAGCGCCACGAACCTCGACGAGGCGCGGCTGTTCGATCCGTCGGTGTTCCGTGCCGACCTGCTGTTCCGCCTGAACACGATCGTGGTGCGCGTGCCGCCGCTGCGCGAGCGCCGCGACGACGTGCCGCAGCTGGCGCGGCATTACCTCGCCATGTACGAGGCGCAGTACGGCCGGCCGGGGCGCGCCATCGCACCGGCCGCGCTGGATGCGCTGTGCATGCATCCGTGGCCGGGCAATGTGCGGGCGCTGCGGCATGCCTGCGAACGGGCTGTGATCCTCGGCGCGCATGCCGATTACCGGTTCGAGGATTTCGGCCTGGCTGCGGGTGCCGCGGTAGCCGCGCTGGCGCCGATGGCGGCGCCCGGCATGGCGGCCCATGCGCTGCGCGAGGAAGCCACGCTGTCGTCGCTGGAGCGGGAGGCGATCGCCGCCGCGCTGGCCCAGGCGCAGGGCAATATCAGCCACGCCGCGCGCATGCTGGGCGTGTCGCGCGCGGCGCTGTACCGCAAGCTGGACAAGCATGGCATCTGA